In bacterium, the following are encoded in one genomic region:
- a CDS encoding (Fe-S)-binding protein: MTKAAVEILRCLDCGKCTSACPVARYNRALSPRRLMRRLGGSPTASAGEAVWACLTCMRCDTVCPQEVPISPSVPPLRRRSRQHGEKPAFTRCSAIDAVAVLQSQADAPQQRLDWLTSGGDAGLKIDPSSKVMLWTGCTPYFDVFFANNGVRTLDAVRGAIRILNALGIAPAVRGDERCCGHDQLWSGDDETFEKLAALNVKMFESVAPELVVTVCPECQLTLRNEYQRRFGQPVCEIKHVAELVAERRDELTLSPRAMTVTFEDPCRLGRHQGKYDQPRAALAAVPRLELKEMPRNRGRAICCAGNWLACNQASKRIQTDLLRAAADTGGELLVTACPKCMVHLKCAQSGDDAAVPDIEIRDLAAVIAGALDGE, translated from the coding sequence ATGACCAAGGCTGCGGTGGAGATTCTGCGCTGTCTGGACTGCGGCAAGTGCACGAGCGCCTGCCCGGTGGCCCGCTACAACCGCGCCCTCTCGCCGCGCCGTCTCATGCGTCGTCTGGGCGGGAGCCCCACCGCGTCGGCGGGCGAGGCGGTCTGGGCCTGTCTCACCTGCATGCGCTGCGACACCGTCTGCCCCCAGGAGGTACCCATCTCCCCGTCGGTGCCGCCGTTGCGGCGCCGCTCGCGGCAGCACGGCGAAAAGCCCGCCTTCACCCGCTGCAGCGCCATCGACGCGGTGGCCGTCCTGCAGTCGCAGGCCGACGCGCCCCAGCAGCGCCTGGACTGGCTGACGAGCGGCGGGGACGCCGGCCTGAAGATCGATCCCTCGTCCAAGGTGATGCTCTGGACCGGCTGCACGCCGTACTTCGACGTCTTCTTCGCCAACAACGGCGTCCGCACCCTGGACGCGGTCAGGGGCGCGATCCGGATCCTCAACGCCCTGGGCATCGCGCCGGCGGTGCGCGGCGACGAAAGATGCTGCGGACACGACCAGCTCTGGTCCGGTGACGACGAGACCTTCGAGAAGCTGGCCGCGCTGAACGTGAAGATGTTCGAGTCGGTCGCGCCGGAGCTGGTGGTCACCGTCTGCCCCGAATGCCAGCTGACGCTGAGGAACGAGTACCAGAGGCGTTTCGGCCAGCCCGTCTGCGAGATCAAGCACGTGGCCGAACTGGTGGCCGAGCGCAGGGACGAACTGACCCTGTCCCCGCGGGCGATGACCGTGACCTTCGAGGACCCGTGCCGGTTGGGCCGGCACCAGGGAAAGTACGACCAGCCGCGCGCGGCCCTGGCCGCGGTGCCCCGGCTCGAGTTGAAGGAGATGCCCCGCAACCGGGGGCGGGCCATCTGCTGCGCCGGCAACTGGCTGGCCTGCAACCAGGCCTCCAAGCGTATCCAGACGGATCTGCTGCGGGCGGCCGCGGACACGGGCGGCGAACTGCTCGTGACCGCGTGCCCGAAGTGCATGGTCCACCTCAAATGCGCCCAGTCCGGCGACGACGCGGCCGTGCCCGACATCGAGATCCGGGATCTGGCCGCCGTCATCGCGGGCGCGCTGGATGGCGAGTGA